tttggcgttcaaagtgttaaacattttttaatgaaaggcGAAGGTGTTGCTTCTAAAAATGTACCTGTACAAAATCTTTAATTTCGGCAAAGAGAAATATATCAAATCACGCCAATTTTAATGAGAGAGAATTCGGTCATTGAGAAAATACTTTGCTATAGCCATCCTAAGAGTTTATTGCGAGTATCTAACAAAAGTAAGGccgaaaagttgttcagaatgatgaccttgagaaCATATGCCAAGATCGTAAAAACGAGGATTGGCTATAGTAAATAATTACCGGTACGCGATCGTAGACACTAATTGGGAGGTGTTCTAGGAAGCAATCTAATCGTCGATCTAACGAACGATCCTGTTGCAGCGATGTGCAGGCAGCTGGAGCAGATGAAGAAGGAGCGCATAAAAAACGGTTCGACGACAACATCGACATCATCACCGAGTCCTCCGCCGGCGAGCCAATTAAGCAACCGTGGCTCTGGTTGCACGACGGTGCCCTGCAACCGGGACTCGGACAAAGTGCGCAGCACCGAGGGCAACTGCAGCTACGAGTGCGTGGCTTTGCACGTCAGCCCGGATTTAGGTGAAAGGGTGATGCTGTCGGGCGGTAGGGCGCTTTTGGACGAGGTGTTCCCGGAAACGACCCAGGCGGTGATCGACGCCCGTTCCGGCGTCGCCTGGCACCAACAGGACGCCCGTCACGTAATCAGGTTCCCATTAAACGGCTACTGCAAGCTGAATTCCGTGCAGGCCATCACCAGGCTGTTGAACGCCGGTTTCCGTGTGGTCGCGAGCAACGGCGGAGGCGTCGAGGGACAACAGTTCTCGGAGTACCTGTTCGTTAGACAGGCCGTCAACACCTGACGGAACATCGCGCACCAGCGCAAAACGAGCTCGAGGA
This window of the Halictus rubicundus isolate RS-2024b chromosome 9, iyHalRubi1_principal, whole genome shotgun sequence genome carries:
- the Twz gene encoding BTB/POZ domain-containing protein twz — protein: MFPSAQIKMRLLSPSSSPATSPTMSNSSSPTPPTPAAPTYNQKMTGIPCVAAASRYTAPVHIDVGGTIYTSSLETLTKYPESRLAKLFNGSIPIVLDSLKQHYFIDRDGGMFRHILNFMRNSRLLIPDNFADLDLLLEEARYFDIAPMCRQLEQMKKERIKNGSTTTSTSSPSPPPASQLSNRGSGCTTVPCNRDSDKVRSTEGNCSYECVALHVSPDLGERVMLSGGRALLDEVFPETTQAVIDARSGVAWHQQDARHVIRFPLNGYCKLNSVQAITRLLNAGFRVVASNGGGVEGQQFSEYLFVRQAVNT